CGACGAATACGTTCATTTATCTTCTTACTGCATGTCCTCCAAAAACATTCTCTCTGGAAACTGTGTCTCTGCTACTCTGgagtttttgagtgttttctacCGAAAATAACGAAAAGGCGACCACAGCGAGTaacagagacactgttttaGAGAGAGACCTTCGAGCGGAGGCAAAAGTCTGCAGTGGGAATGAAAACATCACGAGCCTTAAGTGTGAATATTTTCCGTGTGATTCGGTCGCACTGACCCTTCGCCGCTGCAGGCGGTGTACTGCGTGGAGAAGCTGGGGATCCCGCTGGAGAAGGTGAATCCTAACGGAGGCGCCATCGCTCTGGGTCACCCTCTGGGCTGCACCGGTGCTCGACAGGTGGTGACGCTGCTCAACGAGCTCCGCCGCAGAGGCCGCAGGTTCGCCTGAAACACAAACGAGCGTCATTTCTTACAGACGCAcgagagtttttttaaaaatgcgttGTTGTGGTTACCTGTCTGCAGGGCGTACGGCGTCGTGTCCATGTGCATCGGGACGGGGATGGGAGCGGCTGCCGTGTTCGAATACCCCGGACCGTAGGCGACAAATCAAGACTCTCTTTCAGAAATGGCGATTGATCGGCCTTCTTCAGACCGTCGCCGCAGCTCAGCCGTGATTGGTCACTTCAGTGATCTTtagcttttggaaaaaaattgcCTTCAAGTATTTCTGCCagaaagcctttttttgtttcttttgttgttgtgggttaaaattaataaatttctGCGATTAAGTCATGAAGAcaaatgtttaaccctttgaaatctgagcaaactggattattaaaaaaaaagaaaaagtggtcaaagtcaatgaaaaatgacaaaaattagcaaaaaaacaaaaaaaaaaaactttgcccGTCTTTCCATCGGGATGAGGGCGAGAAAATcagactgaattttcattttggggtgaactgtccctttaacagaTAAATAATCCCCGCCGTGTGAAAAAGGGCGGCAGAGAAATTCAGTTTTGAAATTAATCTCACACTGAACTGATGCTGAACTTTAGACCAACACAGCTGATAAAGTGCCTGATTTGATCTTGCTGAATAAACAATCGATCATCTATCACCGATCATTGATCACTGATCATTGATCCCGATCAACTGAAAACAGATGAGAGCTGGAGAcaagttatttttgtttctgctgtacTCCGTGTTGTCAtgaggaaaattatttttttaatccgcATTAATCCCAAATAGCGAGTTTGATTTTTCGGTGTTTGAGGACGTTTTAACCACAGTACGTTCTGTCAAATGAAAGGGCCGATAAATTACAGTCACCTGGTTCATAAATGCTTTTAATCTGATAaattttaatatcaatattaacAGCAAAGTGCGTTTGTGTCTCGGGAGAGATTATCAGCATCGTTACTGCAAAACCGTCACGTTTTATTCGCTGAATGTTTTAGAGCAAAAATTAAGTTTCTCTCAGCACGCTGTCCGTCAGAAACAAGCAGACGGGAACGTAACAAATTTCggttaaatctaaatattgaaTGAGTCGTTTTAAATGATTTACGGATTTACAGACGTTTCTTTCTCGATGTCGGCGGGCTCGATTAAAGGACTGACTTCATATTTCTAAGTTTTTTGGAAGAGCACGATTTCTGAAATTGACATGACGTCTCGCTCTGTTGAATCAGAGGACGATGCTGAGcatgcattaaccctttaaaacccgaaCAAACCAGCTCcgtttctttcaaaagcacgagaaggcaatgagcaacgaaagaagaaatgacccaaaaataagcaagacgttagtaaaagtataagaaaaatacctgaatatAGTTTAtaagaataataagaataaaatttaaggaaactactcggaaaaagtgcttaaaaacaatgttttacaacaatgttgtgacataattttaaacgtGATTTTGATAATTTgctataaatttatttttcaataaatttttAAGAATAACTTTCTTAATCTACAGATTTCCtgtaatttgtggaaaatttccCGCCAAGTTTTTGAGTTACCGTCAGAGAGAATTTAACAtgcagaaatatgtaaaaaaaaaattaataataataattggaaAAAGAAATCTCCTTTGATACAATGCAGACTTGTgaattgtgaaaaaaagcaaattcaaaattaagtaaaagtacgAGAAAATTGTCGAATGCTACAAATTCTCTTAAACTGCAGGTACGcgccacaaaaaaatgaacaaaaaaatctgtttttcctgCTGGTTCTTGCATGAGGCGAAACCTGTAACTTTGATCATCTCGATGACTTTAATGACTGTAGAGTTTGTGAACCTGAGCTGTGAATAATGTGAATAACGTGTTGAATTACGCTGATTTTatagatgtaaaaataaaacatttcaacacGATCTGAGGCGGCAGGATTCAGTCTTTACTGAAAAAtcgattttttttgttgtttctgtacaaacacatgaaacagaGAAGCAGCTGAGTCTGCGTGAAGATGAAAAACTCGCTCCATCGAGTCGActgtctgtgatttttaaaggaagcAGAGTTTCGTTTTCCCGTGAAAGCGTCCGTAGAAAAGTTCGAGTCAAACCTACGTGAGCTTCTGCTTCTTCCGCGCCTGGAACTGCTCCGTTTTGCTCTTAACGGACTTGATGAGCAGAGACAAACCGGGGTCCATCGACTTCTTCGTCGTCTCGTTCGCTTTTGAAGCGTCAGAGTCATTTTCACGTTTGCTcccggcggcggcggcggcctCCCCCTGCGTGGGCCTGACCCTCTGAGCGCTGAGCGCGTCCTCCATGCGGCGCTGCTCGTCCTCGCGTCGCCGCTGCTTCTCGGCGAGGATGCTCTGCGTGGCTTTGGTCTTCCTGTAGTTCGGGTGTGACGGGTCCAGGTTGAACAGGTGCGAGGTGAACATGGCGGCGAAACGAGGGTCTTTAACGTCCACCTGCACAGACAGACGGCGGATTATCAGTCTGCAGATTATCTGGATcgatattttatttcaatgatcatcaaaaaaacaatgaattaaaaagagcaaacaaagTGTCATCATGGGAGGAACCTTTACTTtgtgaaacctcagggagataatttcaattatttttttattcaaattttcagaattatatattttatatattcatatatattagGGCTGTCGTTCGATTAAAATATTTGATCGcgacacaaaaaaatatgtaattaattgCAAGTTAACTGTGGACGATGATGCAATTAATcgcatgttttttgtgttgtaaatgcTCCTTAAAGgttaattttgatgtttttgtactGTTATCAATGTGGAACTGgacaaatatacatatattactATTACAACAATCCAGGAAAACGACAAATACTCTCCAGAATAACCTCAAAGGTACTgcgtgtttaaaataaataaataaatatatacatatttctgTCGAGAAACTGTGACGGCTGTTTGGAGgctaaatgtcaaaaataaataaaacaataaaaaataactcagtaaaatatgctaaaataaggtgaaaaacactaaaagataaaacaataaaatatgctaaaataagataataaaactagtgttttattatcttattttagcatattttattgttttatctttaaaataaatcagtgaaataTTAGATAtaaacacactaaaaataattctgaaactaaaacagaataagaaaatatatgaatcaataaaacagactgagaggataaaacaaaagttaaaaggCAGATTTTAGAGGCAGGTCGTGAGTTTGCTTTCAGAAATATTAACACGAACGTGTCGCTCTCAGGTCTTCAGGTCAGCTGGTTCACAGACGCGGAgaataattagaataaaataataacaataaagcgCCGCCTCGCTGAGCGATTTAACGTGTTTTTGACATCTGGACGATCTACAGGACGAACCACGTCCCCGCCGTGTTATTTTTGGAGCTCTGCTCCGGCCGAACACGGACGTCTCGTCGTTAAACCGACCTGGAAGTCGTCGCCCTCCGGCGGCTGCTCGCCCGTCTTCAGcagcttcttcctcttcttcctgctCAGATTCTGCTGCTCCACGATCTTATCGTAGttgaagtgtttgtgtttggccTCGTCAGCGTCGTCCTCCATCAGCAGAGCCATCTCcgcctgcacgcacacacacacacacacacacgcagacacacacacacacacgcagacacacacaagcagacacacacacacatgcacacacacgcagacacacacacacacacacacgcacacacacacacacacacacgcagacacacgcacacacacacacacacacacgcagacacacacacacacacacacacacacacacacgcagacacacacacacacacgcacgcagacacacacacacacacgcacgcagacacacacacacacacacgcagacacacacacacacacacgcagacacacacacgcacacacacacacacacacacacgcagacagacacacaaacacacacacagacacacacacacacacacagacacacagacacacacacacacacacacacacacacacacacacacacacacacgcagacacacacacacacacacgcacacacacacacacacacgcagacacacacacacacatgcacacacgcagacacacacacacacatgcacacacacgcagacacacacacacacatgcacacacacgcagacacacacacacacatgcacacacacgcagacacacacacacacacgcagacacacacacacacgcagacacacacacacacgcagacacacacacacacgcacacacacacacacacacacacacacacacacacacacacagagacacacacacacacacacacagagacacacacacacgcagacacacacacacgcagacacacacacacgcagacacacacacacacacacacgcagacacacacacacacacgcagacacacacacacacacacgcagacacacacacacacacgcagacacacacacacacgcagacacacacaagcagacacacacacgcacgcagacacacacacacgcagacacacacacacacacacgcagacacacacacacacgcacgcagacacacacacacacgcagacacacacacacacacacgcagacacacacacacacacacacacacacacacagttacgtGTTTATCACGTGCGGTTTCCTCGGGGATCTGCTGGGTTTGAACTCTGACcttttgtttctgcagctcctcctcctcctcagctgtccgctcctcttcctcctcccgctgcttcttcttcttcttctgtttcttccTCGTGTCTGCGGACACATCAGAGGAGACCGAAGCTTCCTGAGCGCCGACGAGCCGCCAAACATCTGAACTCAAAGACTCTCCGAACCGTAAAAAAGCTGATTCACAACATCGCCTTCAGTTCGTTTTTTCAGCTCTGTCCGAATTTTGAGATTAATTTCTGTTTGCGTCTTTCTCTAAATTGTTTTTGGAACAatgaatgcaacaaaaaaacacagtttcatttctaaaaaaaaacgcCATCATGTCCCACAAACCCCTGCTGTGCCGCGCCGACGGACGGCCGTGATCACCTGCAGCGGCGAGCTCCTCGGCGAAGAACGGGTCACGGAGGTCGACGTCTGGAGGAAGCTCGTCGTCACTGAGCTCTTCATCGTCTCCCTGATACACAGAAAATACGGAAGTGATTCataaaaccacagaagaagagtcAGAGActgaccttcaaaataaaagtagagCAGCTTCTTCAGCAGATAATAATGTTGCTGATTTGTTGCTCTGTGATCAATGAAAAGAGAATTAActtataatattacaagaaaaaagttataatttaacgagaattcatatttttaattataattatattatgaATTTGGTTATATAACAATATAACTTTGTTCTTGTAAATTTATGACTTTTCTGTTAAaacttttgactgttttctcGTAATATTACGACTTTACTCTtacattattatacatttattctcataatattactgcttttttaaatatttcaactttttctcagaatattacgactttattctaaaaatcgaacttttttttcttaactatGGCTTTAATCCTCCGTGGTAACAGTCGGATAAATAAAAACctcaataataattaaaaaaagagcgAGTTCTGAGTTTTGAAGAAACAGATCAAATAAAAACGCGTTCGTAACTGGATGCTGTTGGTTTCGTCCTCCTCACCTCGTTTCTCTGAGATTTCTTCTGC
This sequence is a window from Plectropomus leopardus isolate mb unplaced genomic scaffold, YSFRI_Pleo_2.0 unplaced_scaffold394, whole genome shotgun sequence. Protein-coding genes within it:
- the LOC121938996 gene encoding 3-ketoacyl-CoA thiolase A, peroxisomal-like, which codes for LCVADIDVFEINEAFASQAVYCVEKLGIPLEKVNPNGGAIALGHPLGCTGARQVVTLLNELRRRGRRAYGVVSMCIGTGMGAAAVFEYPGP